Genomic segment of Dactylococcopsis salina PCC 8305:
AGTTAGTGCTGTGGATTTGAGAACCGAAGCAAGACAATCTGACAAATCGACTCGATGAGCTAGTTTCTGAGAAGAAGTGTTAATCTGAGGATTGTCTTGGAGTTTCAAAGCAGAATCGAGGGCGGCAGTTGTTCCCATACACAACACTTGTAAGACTTCTAAAAACTCTGGTGGAAAGGGGGTCTGACTAAATGCTGCTAAAACCCCAATCACTTGCTCGCGTCTTTTGAGAGGATAACCGGCAAACCCCTGTATTTGATTTCGGATCGCCCAGTCTCGATCTTTTACCCAGCTTTCTTCTGCTAAATGATTACTCAAAAAAGGAACACAATTTTGTGCAATTTTCCCGACTTTATATGCCCCCATGGGAACACGAGCAAATGAACCATTGAGGCGGGTGTATAATCCTGATGAAGCAACTAAACGCAACCCTTTTCCCTCGGATTCGGTTAGCCAGATGCGAACAAAAGCACAATTAAACTCTGTTACCAATGCGTCAGTAATTTCCTGTGCGATCGCTTTTGGGTCAAAGTTTCCTGAGACTTTCTGGATAATTCCATTTACTTTTTGCAGATCGAAAATTAATCGAGCCGAGTCTAACACAATGGTATTCTTTGCGGTGATCAGCCGAATTGGTTCTAAATGTTAAGCTAGCAAAATTTTAGATTGAAGAAAGTAGCAAATATAACAAATTGTCCGCCACTGTTCGATCGAGCTTCAAATCGGTGATCAAGTTGAAGAAGATTTATAGCAATCCCAAATGAAGAGGCAAGTTGCCTTAGGCAAGTTGCCTTAGGCAAGAGGCAAGTAGGTTGGGTGAAGTTTACGAAACCCAACACCAATCAGCAAGAGGCAAGAGGCAAGAGGCAAGAGGCAAGTTGCCTTAGGTAAGAGGTAAGATTTCAAAGTTTTGATGCAGGGTTTTCACTATTGAGCGTTCAATTTCCTTGCACTTTTTTGAGGGGTTAAGAACCTTAAAGCCTCATTGGGTAAGGGTTTCAGTTTTATTCAGGAAGCCCTAGATAATTTTGAGTTAAATAACGACTCATTACCCAATCACTATAAGCTCGATCGAACGTATGAATATTAACAACTCCCTTCACCTTCCAAGTAGCTTGGAGATTATGATCAGGATTAGAAATCGTTAACTGTTCATTCGATGCTTGTCTTAATTTGATAAAATCAGAAGATAAGGACTGAAGATAAAGCGCAAACTTGGGAGAAGAAACATCTGGAATCATTAAATAATTTGCTAAGGTTAATAAAATCGAGTTATAGAGAGTTTCCATAATACTTTAAGCCAATTTAATTTAAATCTTGTCTGCGTCAACTTGTAGCAATCTGGTTTCTTATGTGAGAAACCGATTAACTAAGTTCCCCCAAAATTGGGGGTTAGGGAGCAAAATTTTCTCGTAACTTATCTCAGATTGCGATCTAAGTTCCCCCAAAATTGGGGGTTAGGGGGCAAAATTTTCTCGTAACTTATCTCAGATTGCGATCTAAGTTCCCCCAAAATTGGGGGTTAGGGGGCAAAATTTTCTCGTAACTTATCTCAGATTGCGATCTAAGTTCCCCCAAAATTGGGGGTTAGGGGGCAAAATTTTCTCGTAACTCATCTCAGATTGCGATCTAAGTTCCCCCAAAATTGGGGGTTAGGGGGGCAAAATTTTCTCGTAACTTATCTCAGATTGCGATCTAAGTTCCCCCAAAATTGGGGGTTAGGGGGGCAAAATTTTCTCGTAACTTATCTCAGATTGCGATCTAAGTTCCCCCAAAATTGGGGGTTAGGGGGCAAAATTTTCTCGTAACTTATCTCAGATTGCGATCTAAGTTCCCCCAAAATTGGGGGTTAGGGGGCAAAATTTTCTCGTAACTTATCTCAGATTGCGATCTAAGTTCCCCCAAAATTGGGGGTTAGGGGGCAAAATTTTCTCGTAACTTATCTCAGATTGCGATCTAAGTTCCCCCAAAATTGGGGGTTAGGGAGCAAAATTTTCTCGTAACTTATCTCAGATTGCGATCTAAGTTCCCCCAAAATTGGGGGTTAGGGGGCAAAATTTTCTCGTAACTTATCTCAGATTGCGATCTAAGTTCCCCCAAAATTGGGGGTTAGGGGGCAAAATTTTCTCGTAACTTATCTCAGATTGCGATCTAAGTTCCCCCAAAATTGGGGGTTAGGGAGCAAAATTTTCTCGTAACTTATCTCAGATTGCGATCTAAGTTCCCCCAAAATTGGGGGTTAGGGGGCAAAATTTTCTCGTAACTTATCTCAGATTGCGATCTAAGTTCCCCCAAAATTGGGGGTTAGGGGGCAAAATTTTCTCGTAACTTATCTCAGATTGCGATCTAAGTTCCCCCAAAATTGGGGGTTAGGGGGCAAAATTTTCTCGTAACTTATCTCAGATTGCTATAACTGCAAAATCTATCTTATTAGGATTTATCTCATTAATCAATGAATCAACTCAAACCTAACTCCGAATTAATCAGAATCATTCAAGATAAAATCACCCAATCTCCCCAAAAAAGAATTACCTTTGCTGAATACATGGACTTAGTTTTATATCACCCCAAACAGGGATATTATAGTTCAGGTGTTGTGGAAATTGGTAAAGCGGGAGACTTTTTTACCGCTTCTTCTTTAGGAAGTGATTTCGGTGAGTTACTAGCAAAACAGTTTCTAGAAATGTGGGAGAAGTTAGAACAACCCACTCCCTTCGATTTAGTGGAAATTGGCGCGGGAAACGGACAACTCGCCAATGATATTTTAAGCTATTTATCCCAAGATCATCCTCAATTTTTACAAAGTGTTCAATATCAGATCATTGAATCTTCTCCCGCCTTAAAACAGGAACAAGAAAACCGACTCAAAATTTGGCAAGAAAAAGGAGTCACTCTCTCTTGGAAATGTTGGGAAGAAATTCCCAATGAATCTTTAGTCGGATGCTGTTTTTCTAACGAGTTAGTTGATGCGTTTCCCGTACATCGTTTACAAGTGGAAGCAGAAACATTGAAAGAAATTTATGTTACCGTTTCTCCCCCCGAAAGCGATTCTCCTTTTACAGAAATCAGTGATGAAATTTCGACTCCTCAACTGCGAGAATATTTCCAAACTGTTGGCATTTCTTTCTCCACTTCTGATTATCCTGACGGTTTCCAAACTGAGGTTAATCTAGCAATGATTCCCTGGCTAAAAACCGTTTCTCGCTGTTTAAAACAAGGCTATCTTCTTACAATTGATTATGGCTATACGGCGGAAAAATACTATCATCCCCAACGCGATCAAGGAACATTACAATGTTACGTTCAACATCAACGACATAATGATCCTTATTTCTTAATCGGTAAACAAGATATGACGACTCATGTGGATTTTACCGCGTTAGAAATCTATGGAAAACAGTATGATTTAGAGTTTTTAAACTTTACTCAACAAGCACTATTTTTAATGGCTTTAGGATTAGGCGATCGACTTAACTCACTCTCTCAAGGTGGGTTTAATGTTATGGAAATTCTACAGCGTCGAGATGCACTTCATCAACTGATTGATCCGATGGGGTTGGGTGGGTTTGGTGTTTTATTACAGGGGAAAAATTTAACTTCAACCCAAGTTTCTTCTTTGATGGGTTTTCAGGAAGACTTGTCTTAGTTTGAGTTATTTTTGATTTAAATGGTTTCGTGCTGCTTCTAGTAAAATTCGTTTTTCCGATCGAGCGATCAAATTATAAACTGTATTTATTCCCGACTCTTCCACCGAAATTCCAGTCACTCCCCAACCGACTAATTTCTCCACTAATTCTGGATATAAAACAACTCCTTGTCCACAAATTGAACAAGAAATTCCTCCCTCTCTTGCTTTTTCAATTAAAGTCTTTAAAGCCTGTAATACCGCAGGATGACACTCGTTATATTGATCGCCAAACTCTCCCTTTTCTCGATCGACCCCTAACAATAATTGTGTCAGATCATTCGTCCCGATAGCAATTCCTTCAATCCCTACCTTGAGATATTCATCTAATAAATAGATCACCGAAGGAACTTCCGCCATGATCCACATCTGACAGCTTTTTTCCAAACCAATTTCTGTTAATAATTTTTTACAAAATTTGACTTCCTCAACCGTGCGAACGAATGGTAAGATAAGATTAATATTGTAATAGCCCTGATGCTGTAGGTATCGGAGGGCAAACGTCTGGGCTGAGAAAAAATCAGAATCCTTAACATAACTATACGTGCCACGTATCCCTAAAAGGGAAACATCCTGCTGTTGTAACGTGAGCCAATCTGTGGAACGATAGAAAATCGGACGGGGGAAAAAGGCATCGGCAAATTGAGCAATCAAACTTGCTAACCGTTGGCTAAACGCTTCGCGGTGGGAAGAAAGCCAAGTGGAGAGAGGCTTTTCCCTAAGCAATGGTAGTAACATTAAATCCGATCGAAGCAACCCCACCCCATCCACAGGGAGTTGAGACAGTGCGATCGCGCGATCGCTTTGAGATACATTCACCATCAACTGCGTCGCTAAAACCGAAGAGTCTCGCGGTGGGTTAACATCAATCTTTCTCTCATCCCTTGTTTTTTCCCCCTGAGACGGACGTAACACCTCACCTTGGTCTCCATCTAGGGTGACTTCTGTTTCTCCCTGTAAAGCCTCGATCGCGCCCTTTGCCCCAACAACGGCGGGAATGTTTAACTCTCGTGCTAAAATTGCGCCATGGGAGGTCATCCCCCCAGATTCAGTAACTAACCCACCTGCGGACTTAACGAGAGGTAAATTGTCAGTGGTGATACTTTTAGTGACTAAAATTGATCCTGTCGGGAAAGCGCGATCGTCATCTTTTCCGACAAGATAAACTTTTCCCGTCACTCTTCCCCTTGCTACCCCCAGACCTTTAACAATTAATGAACTAGAAGCGGATGGTTTAAACATAGTAACCTGAGCGGAGAATTGAGTTAAGTATAACTGAAAACTGTTTTCTTGGGGAAAAAATGTCCACTCACAGGAAAAGTTTTGATTGACTGTTGCTTGTAGTTTCGCCGCCAAATTAATCAGTTGAGATAATTGTTGTGAGGTTAAAATTTCTGTTTCTACTTCCGTCTGAGGTGAGGTGATTTGTAAGGAAGCATCAAGGGAATAAATGCGAGTTTGATAGCCAAGCTGATGAGATTCGATCGTGTGATGATGAGGATTAATTTTGTAAGTTTCTGGTAAGGATTCCCCTCGCACTAAACTATATCCTAATCCTCGCACGGCTTTAATCTGCCATTGTTGGGGATTAACTTCTAGAATACCAGAAGCGATCGCGCTTTCTATCCGTTGAATAATCACAGCTAATCCCAATTTATTCCAAGAGATTCCTTGCTGCTGCCAATAAAATAAACTCGAAGCAGAAAACAACGATTTCCAAACCTTTTTTAATCCGAATTCAATCGCTTTTAAGTCGCACTGGCTACAATATGAAGTTAATAAACCTGAAACCGATACTGATTGATCAGGGAACACTAAAGAGGGACGAAAAATAATGTGATTCGTTTCCCAAACAGTCATTATTTGATACAGTTGCTGACACCATTCTTGATCTAATGATTGAGTTTCAATGTGATGAGAAATTTGATCGGCGGTTGCTTTTAGCGTCTCATAATCATTGAGATCAAGTTTCTGGATTCGTTGCCAAATTGAGTCATTTTCCTGTGACAAAATAGCCTCTAAAACCTGACTCCCGACGACAATTCCTGATGGGATATTATAACCTTGTTGGGATAACTGACTCAG
This window contains:
- a CDS encoding LuxR C-terminal-related transcriptional regulator; the encoded protein is MLDSARLIFDLQKVNGIIQKVSGNFDPKAIAQEITDALVTEFNCAFVRIWLTESEGKGLRLVASSGLYTRLNGSFARVPMGAYKVGKIAQNCVPFLSNHLAEESWVKDRDWAIRNQIQGFAGYPLKRREQVIGVLAAFSQTPFPPEFLEVLQVLCMGTTAALDSALKLQDNPQINTSSQKLAHRVDLSDCLASVLKSTALTLMGTERTLSLSLAYLLLRTTEIFNQLNCSYCRLSYGEEAVTLEGIVATVDHAIDARAWGKIYFGDLDFIANRLGGKLEIQFSFSQEVIQITLQLPYLAGEMVSNEESILSLREQQVMLLLAQGLRDREIARTLHISESTVKFHLNKILTKLKAKNRYQAIYQATVQGLI
- a CDS encoding putative PEP-binding protein; the protein is MLDVMKNDIYDLEKINLSDLKAVGEKAIALSQLSQQGYNIPSGIVVGSQVLEAILSQENDSIWQRIQKLDLNDYETLKATADQISHHIETQSLDQEWCQQLYQIMTVWETNHIIFRPSLVFPDQSVSVSGLLTSYCSQCDLKAIEFGLKKVWKSLFSASSLFYWQQQGISWNKLGLAVIIQRIESAIASGILEVNPQQWQIKAVRGLGYSLVRGESLPETYKINPHHHTIESHQLGYQTRIYSLDASLQITSPQTEVETEILTSQQLSQLINLAAKLQATVNQNFSCEWTFFPQENSFQLYLTQFSAQVTMFKPSASSSLIVKGLGVARGRVTGKVYLVGKDDDRAFPTGSILVTKSITTDNLPLVKSAGGLVTESGGMTSHGAILARELNIPAVVGAKGAIEALQGETEVTLDGDQGEVLRPSQGEKTRDERKIDVNPPRDSSVLATQLMVNVSQSDRAIALSQLPVDGVGLLRSDLMLLPLLREKPLSTWLSSHREAFSQRLASLIAQFADAFFPRPIFYRSTDWLTLQQQDVSLLGIRGTYSYVKDSDFFSAQTFALRYLQHQGYYNINLILPFVRTVEEVKFCKKLLTEIGLEKSCQMWIMAEVPSVIYLLDEYLKVGIEGIAIGTNDLTQLLLGVDREKGEFGDQYNECHPAVLQALKTLIEKAREGGISCSICGQGVVLYPELVEKLVGWGVTGISVEESGINTVYNLIARSEKRILLEAARNHLNQK
- a CDS encoding class I SAM-dependent methyltransferase, with amino-acid sequence MNQLKPNSELIRIIQDKITQSPQKRITFAEYMDLVLYHPKQGYYSSGVVEIGKAGDFFTASSLGSDFGELLAKQFLEMWEKLEQPTPFDLVEIGAGNGQLANDILSYLSQDHPQFLQSVQYQIIESSPALKQEQENRLKIWQEKGVTLSWKCWEEIPNESLVGCCFSNELVDAFPVHRLQVEAETLKEIYVTVSPPESDSPFTEISDEISTPQLREYFQTVGISFSTSDYPDGFQTEVNLAMIPWLKTVSRCLKQGYLLTIDYGYTAEKYYHPQRDQGTLQCYVQHQRHNDPYFLIGKQDMTTHVDFTALEIYGKQYDLEFLNFTQQALFLMALGLGDRLNSLSQGGFNVMEILQRRDALHQLIDPMGLGGFGVLLQGKNLTSTQVSSLMGFQEDLS